The nucleotide sequence TACGTCGTGGGCGGCGGCACGGTGATCTTCTCCAGCCACGTCATGGAGGTCGTCGAGCGGCTCTGCTCGCACGTGGCGATCCTGGCCGACGGCCGGATCAAGCGGGTGGGCACGCTCGCCGAGGTCCGCGGCGAGCGGTCGCTGGAGGAGGTCTTCGTCCAGGTGGTCGGCGGGCGGACCGCGACCGGCGAGGAGCTGTCGTGGCTGTCCCGGTGACGGTGACCGCCGCCGAGCGGCCGGCCCGGGCCGTCTCGCCCCGGCACTTCGTCCGGCTCAAGCTGCGGGTGCTGGGCAACAACTTCCGCGGGCAGGGGTGGCGGATCGCGCTGTTCGTGGGCGGCGTGCTGGTCGGGCTCTGGTTCGCCGTCAGCGGCTTCTTCGGACTCGCCGCCCCCGGCCTGGCCGGTGAGTCCCGCTACGCCCTGATGACCGCGGCCTTCGGCGGCGGCCTGCTGACGTTCGGCTGGATGCTGCTGCCGCTGGTCTTCTTCGGCGTGGACGAGACGCTGGACCCGGCGCGCTTCGCGCTGCTCCCGCTGTCCCGCCGGACCCTGGTCACCGGGCTGTTCGCGGCCGCCCTGGTCAGCGTCCCGGCGCTGTCGACCCTGCTCGCGGTCGCCGGGCTGGTGGTCACCGCCGGCGCGCTGGGCGGCTGGTTCGCCGCGCTGGTCGGGCTGCTCGGGGTGCTCCTCGGCGTGCTGCTCTGCGTCGCCGCCGCCCGCGCGGTGACCAGCGCCTTCGCCACCATGCTCCGCTCCCGCCGGGTACGCGACCTGGCCGCCGTGCTGCTCGCGGTGGTCGCCGCCCTGCTCGGCCCGCTGCAGCTGCTGGTGCTCGGCGCCGTCCAGCAGGCCGACTGGGACCGGCTGACCGGGGTGGCCCGGGTGGTCGGCTGGACGCCGTTCGGAGCGCCCTGGACCGCCGGCGTCGAGGTGGCCGAGGGGCACGCCGCCGCGGCCGGGCTCAAGTTGCTGATCACCGTGGCGGCGATCGGCGTACTCCTGCTGTGGTGGTCGCGGTCGCTGGAGTCGGCGATGGTGGGCGCGGCGAGCGCCGGGCCGTCCCGGGACCGGCGCGGCGCGGTGGCCGGCGCGGCGGTCGGGCAGCTCTTCCCCCGGGCCGTCGGCTGGGCCCGGCGGGACCGGTTCGGCGCGCTGGTGGCGCGGGAGTGCCGCTACTGGTGGCGGGACGCCCGGCGGCGCGCCAACCTGATCACCGTGGCGGTGGTCGGCATCTTCGTGCCGCTGATGGTCAACCTGGGCGGCTCCCGGATGGCCACCGAGGGCGGGGCCGCGTTCGGCGAGGCCACCGCCAACGCGTCCCCGGTGCTGGTCAGCCTCTCGATGCTGTTCGTCGGGGTGCTCGCCTCGGTGACGCTGGCCAACCAGTTCGGCTTCGACGGCAGCGCGTACGCGGCCAACGTGGTGGCCGGTGTACCGGGGCGGGTGGAGCTGCGGGCGCGGATGGTCGCGTTCTCGCTCTACGTGGTGCCGATCCTCGGCGCGGTCGCGTTGGTGCTGGCCGTCGTGCTCGGG is from Micromonospora terminaliae and encodes:
- a CDS encoding ABC transporter permease, which translates into the protein MAVPVTVTAAERPARAVSPRHFVRLKLRVLGNNFRGQGWRIALFVGGVLVGLWFAVSGFFGLAAPGLAGESRYALMTAAFGGGLLTFGWMLLPLVFFGVDETLDPARFALLPLSRRTLVTGLFAAALVSVPALSTLLAVAGLVVTAGALGGWFAALVGLLGVLLGVLLCVAAARAVTSAFATMLRSRRVRDLAAVLLAVVAALLGPLQLLVLGAVQQADWDRLTGVARVVGWTPFGAPWTAGVEVAEGHAAAAGLKLLITVAAIGVLLLWWSRSLESAMVGAASAGPSRDRRGAVAGAAVGQLFPRAVGWARRDRFGALVARECRYWWRDARRRANLITVAVVGIFVPLMVNLGGSRMATEGGAAFGEATANASPVLVSLSMLFVGVLASVTLANQFGFDGSAYAANVVAGVPGRVELRARMVAFSLYVVPILGAVALVLAVVLGRPGWLGVMAGGLFAAYGCGLAINAAVSVLGGYSLPETSNPFAMNTGAGMARGLYALVSMVVSAAAAVPLVVAAALLGDVWLWLALPVGLAYGLGAALLGAYLAGDALDRRQPELLAVVTPRR